In Vibrio bathopelagicus, the following are encoded in one genomic region:
- the ptsP gene encoding phosphoenolpyruvate--protein phosphotransferase produces the protein MLSQLREIVEHVSRVEDVSTALDILVKETCSAMQTECCTVYLANNDMQRLELMATQGLIFEGNSIHIGFDEGLVGLVKRSAEPINLAQASAHPAYKFFPELGESVYHSFLGTPIIHRKQVLGVLVIQQKSPRLFSEMEESFLVTLSAQLAVIVAHAQTQGHWLLEQQKLPAIKGIAASSGVAIGDLWWDNTQPELTDVYPASTLNVEREHELLAVAVENALNDFKRMRKRLDSEINKDALAIFDLFTHLLNDPMLRKDLKSQIQKGDKADWALRQVVESYSNRFARMSDVYLRERAQDIRELGQRLLYFLHNSEHELRTLDKPIVLVVRELTASVLASIPKEKLLAVVSLEGAANSHAAILSRALGIPSVMGVNLNLAEANGKQAIVDGYSGEIFIEPTQSLLSEYQGLILEESELSSMVNRELYLPAKTQDDRQVEILLNAGLSADTNIAINQGVDGVGLYRTEISFLLQQRFPSEDEQFKQYRSVLASYPEKQVVMRTLDIGGDKALPYFPIEEDNPFLGWRGIRFTLDHPDIFIIQLRAMLRASCDSQNLSILLPMISSTQELDDTVQLIEQAYDEVHELDNRVRMPRIGIMIEVPSMLYLLPLIADKVDFVSVGTNDLTQYLLAVDRNNSRVSDVYESMHPAVIMALKHIHDTCKQHQLPVCICGELAGDPMGALLLIGLGYETLSMNTSNVARTKYLIRQSKLSELQDLANEALSKPYGSDIYSMMLNYFEEREFTGFIRAGKK, from the coding sequence ATGCTCAGCCAACTAAGGGAAATAGTTGAACACGTATCAAGAGTTGAAGATGTGTCGACGGCTCTTGATATTTTGGTGAAAGAGACATGCAGTGCGATGCAGACAGAGTGCTGCACCGTGTATCTAGCGAATAATGATATGCAGCGCCTTGAGTTGATGGCAACTCAAGGCCTGATCTTCGAAGGGAATAGTATTCACATTGGTTTTGACGAAGGCTTGGTTGGCCTTGTCAAAAGAAGTGCTGAACCTATTAACCTTGCACAGGCATCTGCTCACCCTGCTTATAAGTTTTTTCCAGAACTAGGAGAAAGTGTTTACCACTCTTTTCTAGGCACTCCGATTATCCATCGTAAGCAAGTGCTTGGCGTTTTGGTTATTCAACAGAAATCTCCTCGTTTATTCAGTGAAATGGAAGAGTCTTTCCTTGTCACTCTCTCAGCTCAACTTGCGGTTATTGTGGCGCATGCCCAAACTCAAGGCCATTGGCTTCTTGAGCAACAAAAGCTGCCAGCCATTAAAGGTATTGCTGCATCATCCGGTGTCGCTATCGGTGATTTATGGTGGGACAACACACAACCTGAATTAACCGATGTTTACCCGGCATCGACGCTCAACGTTGAAAGAGAGCATGAGTTGTTGGCGGTTGCGGTCGAAAATGCCCTCAACGACTTCAAGCGCATGCGAAAGCGCTTAGATAGTGAAATCAACAAAGATGCGCTGGCGATCTTTGACTTGTTTACCCACTTACTCAACGACCCTATGTTGCGTAAGGATCTGAAAAGCCAAATTCAAAAAGGTGACAAGGCGGATTGGGCATTAAGACAGGTTGTTGAGAGTTACTCTAACCGCTTTGCCCGTATGTCTGATGTCTACCTTCGAGAGCGGGCACAAGACATTCGCGAACTGGGTCAAAGGCTGCTCTATTTCCTTCATAACTCAGAGCACGAGCTGCGGACTCTAGATAAACCGATTGTCTTGGTGGTACGTGAGTTAACGGCTTCAGTCTTAGCGTCGATTCCAAAAGAAAAATTGTTGGCGGTAGTCTCGCTTGAAGGGGCAGCTAACTCGCACGCAGCCATTTTATCTCGCGCATTAGGCATTCCCTCGGTAATGGGAGTAAATCTCAATCTAGCTGAAGCTAATGGCAAACAAGCGATTGTTGATGGTTACAGCGGTGAGATCTTTATTGAGCCGACTCAGAGCCTACTGAGCGAATACCAAGGGCTAATTCTAGAAGAGAGTGAGCTCTCCTCTATGGTTAACCGAGAATTGTACTTACCTGCAAAAACTCAAGATGACCGACAAGTCGAGATCTTGCTTAATGCAGGCTTAAGTGCCGATACCAATATTGCGATCAACCAAGGGGTGGATGGCGTAGGCCTGTATCGAACAGAAATCTCTTTCTTGCTGCAGCAAAGATTCCCGTCAGAAGACGAGCAGTTCAAGCAGTATCGATCTGTGCTCGCGAGTTACCCAGAGAAGCAAGTCGTGATGCGAACCTTGGATATCGGTGGCGATAAGGCGTTACCTTACTTCCCTATAGAAGAAGATAATCCATTCCTTGGCTGGCGTGGTATTCGTTTTACGCTCGATCATCCCGATATATTTATTATCCAGTTGCGTGCAATGTTGCGTGCGAGTTGTGATAGCCAGAACTTGAGTATTTTGTTGCCAATGATCTCTAGCACTCAAGAACTGGATGATACTGTTCAACTCATCGAGCAAGCCTACGATGAAGTGCATGAACTCGACAATCGAGTACGTATGCCGCGTATTGGTATCATGATTGAAGTACCATCAATGCTTTACCTTCTTCCGCTTATTGCGGATAAAGTTGACTTCGTTTCGGTGGGCACCAATGACTTAACTCAATATTTATTGGCGGTTGACCGGAACAATTCCCGTGTCTCTGATGTCTATGAATCCATGCACCCTGCAGTGATCATGGCATTGAAACATATCCATGATACTTGTAAACAGCATCAATTGCCTGTGTGTATATGTGGAGAGCTCGCGGGCGATCCAATGGGCGCATTGCTCTTGATTGGGTTAGGGTATGAGACGTTAAGTATGAATACCTCAAATGTCGCAAGGACTAAGTATTTGATTCGTCAATCTAAGCTTAGTGAACTGCAAGATTTGGCAAATGAGGCGCTATCAAAACCGTATGGAAGTGACATCTATAGTATGATGCTCAACTATTTCGAAGAGCGTGAATTTACAGGCTTCATTCGAGCGGGTAAAAAATAG
- a CDS encoding sulfite exporter TauE/SafE family protein, translated as MSYELIGLLAGLGAVVGVLAGLLGIGGGLLVVPALLFLLPKAGIPQEFAMQMALATSLSTIIVTSGSSAINHLKLGNVEIFVVKWLMPGVVVGGFLGSFIADVIPAQYLPKVFGVIVLVLALQMLLSIRSTSQKVMPSSAKTMMYGGGIGVVSSLAGIGGGSLSVPFLNHHGVEMRKAVGSSSVCGCVIAISGMLGFIWHGSSVNDLPAFSLGYVYLPALVAISCTSVLTTRIGAKLATQLPTPVLKKFFAVFLMFIASMMLL; from the coding sequence GTGTCATACGAACTCATTGGCTTGTTAGCAGGTCTTGGTGCTGTTGTTGGTGTTTTAGCGGGTTTGCTGGGCATTGGTGGTGGTTTGCTGGTGGTTCCAGCCTTACTGTTTTTGCTTCCTAAAGCGGGTATTCCTCAAGAGTTTGCAATGCAGATGGCGTTAGCGACTTCATTATCAACCATTATTGTTACGTCAGGATCTTCTGCGATTAATCACCTAAAGCTAGGCAACGTCGAGATCTTTGTTGTGAAGTGGTTGATGCCCGGAGTGGTGGTCGGTGGTTTCCTAGGTTCTTTCATCGCAGACGTTATTCCTGCGCAATATCTGCCGAAGGTGTTTGGTGTGATTGTCTTGGTATTGGCACTGCAAATGCTTCTATCCATTCGCTCAACAAGCCAAAAAGTGATGCCTAGTTCTGCAAAGACGATGATGTATGGCGGCGGAATTGGTGTGGTATCGAGCTTAGCTGGTATCGGTGGAGGCTCTTTATCTGTGCCTTTCCTGAATCACCACGGTGTGGAAATGCGTAAAGCCGTAGGTTCATCTTCAGTATGCGGTTGTGTCATTGCGATTTCAGGGATGCTTGGATTCATTTGGCATGGTTCATCGGTTAACGATTTACCCGCTTTCAGTTTAGGTTACGTTTATCTACCCGCTCTGGTTGCGATATCCTGCACCTCAGTGTTGACTACTCGAATTGGCGCTAAGTTGGCGACTCAACTGCCAACGCCTGTGCTGAAAAAATTCTTTGCGGTATTTTTAATGTTTATAGCATCGATGATGCTGCTGTAA